Proteins from one Gibbsiella quercinecans genomic window:
- the mltG gene encoding endolytic transglycosylase MltG yields the protein MKKSKLKRILLLLLLVVVIALLFWGYQKVERFADTPLAIQQETIFKLPAGTGRVGLEGLLVRDRLIHSGKWFPWLLRLEPKLAEFKAGTYRFTPGMTVRQMLQLLASGKEAQFSARFIEGSRLRDWLQILRQAKYLNHTLAGKNEQEIAQALGLPKDAVLEGHLYPDTYLYTAGMSDVALLKRAHAHMSKVLQEVWQGRDASLPYKTPQELLVMASIVEKETAIPAERTKVASVFVNRLRVGMRLQTDPTVIYGMGEGYNGTISRKDLETATPYNTYVISGLPPTPIAMPSQASLEAAAHPAKTSYLYFVADGKGGHTFTTNLASHNLAVRAYRQALKEKNEK from the coding sequence ATGAAGAAAAGCAAGTTGAAGCGTATTTTGCTGTTGCTGTTGCTGGTGGTAGTGATAGCGCTGTTGTTTTGGGGTTACCAGAAGGTGGAACGTTTTGCTGATACGCCGCTGGCGATCCAGCAGGAAACGATCTTTAAATTGCCGGCCGGCACGGGGCGTGTCGGGTTGGAAGGTTTACTGGTGCGTGACAGGTTAATCCACAGTGGCAAATGGTTCCCGTGGCTGCTGCGGCTGGAGCCGAAGCTGGCGGAGTTCAAGGCCGGCACTTACCGCTTTACGCCCGGCATGACGGTGCGCCAGATGCTGCAACTGCTGGCCAGCGGTAAAGAAGCGCAGTTCAGCGCGCGTTTCATTGAGGGTTCGCGCTTGCGCGACTGGCTGCAGATACTGCGGCAGGCCAAATACCTCAACCATACGCTGGCGGGGAAAAACGAGCAGGAGATTGCGCAGGCGCTGGGGCTGCCGAAAGACGCCGTGCTGGAAGGGCACCTGTATCCGGATACTTATCTTTATACCGCAGGAATGAGCGATGTAGCGCTGCTCAAGCGCGCCCACGCGCACATGAGCAAAGTGTTGCAGGAAGTCTGGCAGGGCCGGGATGCTTCGCTGCCGTACAAAACGCCGCAGGAACTGCTGGTTATGGCGTCGATTGTCGAAAAAGAAACGGCGATCCCGGCTGAACGTACCAAAGTGGCTTCGGTTTTTGTTAATCGCCTGCGTGTGGGCATGCGGCTGCAGACTGACCCCACGGTGATTTATGGCATGGGCGAAGGGTACAATGGCACTATCAGCCGTAAAGATTTGGAAACGGCAACGCCCTATAACACCTATGTGATTAGCGGCTTGCCGCCGACGCCAATCGCGATGCCGAGCCAGGCTTCGCTGGAAGCCGCGGCTCATCCGGCAAAAACGTCCTACCTGTATTTTGTTGCAGACGGCAAGGGCGGGCACACGTTTACCACTAACCTGGCCAGCCATAATCTGGCCGTGCGGGCCTATCGCCAGGCGTTAAAGGAAAAGAATGAAAAGTAA
- the pabC gene encoding aminodeoxychorismate lyase translates to MYWINGQQHDALAPSDRGLQFGDGCFTTARAINGQVELLGWHIERLQQAAERLMLPAIDWAALEAEMAHAAQAVPLGVIKAILTRGSGGRGYSPHGCSHPTRIVSRSTYPQHYLQWRERGIHLALSPVALACNPMLAGLKHLNRLEQVLIRTHLDQTDADEALVLDTAGRLVECCAANLFWRKGKNVFTPDLSQAGVAGLMRRRVMAVLAGSGYQLHQVAEPLETLASADEVMVSNALMPLLPVNSAHSWRYHSRQLYDFLCSQC, encoded by the coding sequence ATGTATTGGATTAATGGACAGCAGCACGATGCGCTGGCGCCGAGCGATCGTGGTTTACAGTTTGGCGACGGCTGTTTTACCACTGCCCGAGCCATTAACGGCCAGGTTGAACTGCTCGGGTGGCATATTGAGCGCCTGCAGCAGGCCGCTGAGCGCTTGATGCTGCCTGCCATCGACTGGGCGGCATTGGAAGCCGAAATGGCGCATGCGGCGCAGGCGGTTCCGCTTGGCGTTATTAAGGCAATATTGACGCGCGGCAGCGGTGGGCGCGGCTATAGCCCGCACGGTTGCAGCCATCCGACCCGTATTGTTTCCCGCAGCACCTACCCACAGCATTACCTCCAGTGGCGTGAGCGCGGCATTCACCTGGCGTTGAGTCCGGTGGCCCTGGCGTGTAACCCAATGCTGGCAGGGCTAAAGCATCTTAACCGGTTGGAACAGGTGTTAATCCGCACGCATCTTGACCAGACTGATGCCGATGAAGCGCTGGTGCTTGACACCGCCGGCCGGCTGGTGGAATGCTGTGCGGCTAATTTATTCTGGCGTAAGGGAAAAAACGTATTTACGCCGGATTTGAGCCAGGCGGGAGTGGCGGGGCTAATGCGCCGCCGCGTGATGGCTGTGCTAGCAGGCAGCGGGTACCAGTTGCATCAGGTTGCCGAGCCGCTGGAAACCCTGGCCAGCGCCGACGAAGTGATGGTCAGCAATGCGCTAATGCCGTTGCTGCCGGTGAATAGCGCGCATTCATGGCGTTATCATTCGCGCCAATTATACGATTTTTTGTGTTCGCAGTGTTGA
- the fabF gene encoding beta-ketoacyl-ACP synthase II, which yields MSKRRVVVTGLGMLSPVGNTVESTWKALLAGQSGISLIDHFDTTAYATRFAGLVKNFNSEDFISRKDARKMDAFIQYGIVAGIQAMQDAGLDINEANAARMGAAIGSGIGGLGLIEDNHSSLLHGGPRKISPFFVPSTIVNMIAGHLTIMYGLRGPSISIATACTSGVHNIGHAARIIAYNDADVMLAGGAEKASTPLGVGGFGAARALSTRNDNPQAASRPWDKDRDGFVLGDGAGMMVLEEYEHAKKRGAKIYAEVVGFGMSSDAYHMTSPPENGAGAALAMENALADAGVTASQIGYINAHGTSTPAGDKAETHAVKTVFGSDAKRVLVSSTKSMTGHLLGAAGAVESIFTVLALRDQIVPPTINLDNPDEGCDLDFVPHEARQVKDLEYTLCNSFGFGGTNGSLIFRRV from the coding sequence GTGTCTAAGCGTCGAGTAGTTGTGACCGGACTGGGCATGTTGTCTCCTGTCGGCAACACGGTAGAGTCCACGTGGAAAGCTCTTCTTGCCGGTCAGAGTGGCATCAGCCTGATCGACCATTTCGATACTACAGCCTATGCAACGCGTTTTGCCGGCTTGGTAAAGAATTTTAATTCTGAAGATTTCATCTCACGCAAAGATGCGCGCAAGATGGATGCCTTCATTCAATACGGTATCGTCGCTGGCATTCAGGCTATGCAAGATGCCGGCTTGGATATCAACGAGGCTAACGCTGCCCGCATGGGCGCTGCGATTGGTTCCGGTATTGGTGGCTTGGGGTTGATTGAAGATAACCACAGCTCACTGCTCCACGGTGGCCCACGCAAAATTAGCCCGTTCTTCGTGCCGTCCACTATTGTCAACATGATTGCAGGCCACCTGACCATCATGTACGGGCTGCGTGGCCCAAGCATTTCTATCGCCACCGCCTGTACCTCAGGCGTGCACAATATCGGCCATGCTGCGCGTATCATTGCCTACAATGATGCTGACGTTATGCTGGCGGGTGGGGCAGAGAAAGCCAGTACGCCGTTGGGCGTAGGTGGTTTCGGCGCCGCGCGCGCACTGTCTACCCGCAACGATAACCCGCAGGCGGCAAGCCGGCCGTGGGATAAAGATCGTGACGGCTTCGTGCTGGGTGATGGCGCAGGCATGATGGTGCTCGAAGAGTACGAGCATGCCAAAAAGCGTGGTGCGAAAATTTACGCAGAAGTCGTCGGTTTCGGTATGAGCAGCGATGCCTACCACATGACGTCGCCACCGGAAAACGGTGCCGGCGCCGCGTTGGCGATGGAAAACGCGCTTGCAGATGCAGGTGTGACGGCGTCACAAATCGGCTATATCAATGCCCACGGCACCTCAACGCCGGCTGGCGATAAAGCTGAAACCCACGCGGTGAAAACCGTGTTTGGCAGCGATGCCAAGCGCGTGCTGGTCAGTTCGACCAAATCGATGACCGGGCACCTGTTGGGTGCGGCGGGCGCGGTTGAGTCGATCTTCACCGTTTTGGCGCTGCGCGATCAGATTGTGCCGCCAACCATCAACCTGGATAATCCGGATGAAGGTTGCGATCTCGACTTTGTGCCGCATGAAGCGCGTCAGGTGAAGGATTTGGAGTATACGCTGTGTAACTCCTTTGGTTTCGGCGGCACCAACGGCTCTCTGATTTTCCGCCGCGTGTAA
- the acpP gene encoding acyl carrier protein: MSTIEERVKKIIVEQLGVKQEEVLNNASFVEDLGADSLDTVELVMALEEEFDTEIPDEEAEKITTVQAAIDFINANQQ; encoded by the coding sequence ATGAGCACTATCGAAGAACGCGTTAAGAAAATCATCGTTGAGCAACTGGGTGTTAAACAGGAAGAAGTTTTGAATAACGCTTCTTTTGTTGAAGACTTGGGCGCTGATTCTCTTGACACCGTTGAGCTGGTAATGGCACTGGAAGAAGAATTCGACACCGAGATTCCAGACGAAGAAGCTGAGAAGATCACTACTGTTCAGGCAGCTATTGATTTCATCAACGCTAACCAGCAGTAA